Part of the Streptomyces antimycoticus genome, AGCAGCGGTAGCCCTCCTCGAAGCGCACCATGCCCAGGTCGCCGGTCCGGTAGAACCCGTCGGAGGTGAAGGCTCGGGCGTTGTGCGCCATTGTCTCCGCGGCTTCCGGCTCCGGTCGGACATCAAAGTAGCCGGTGATGGTGTACGGGCCGCGGACACACAACTCGCCGACCTCGCCGTCCGGGAGCTCGATCTCGGTGCCCGGCGCGAGGATCACAACGGCGTCCAGTTCGCTGATCGGGACTCCCACGGAGTGCCGGCGCGCCGCACGGGGTGCGTCGAGTGGGGTGACGGTGAACAAGCCCTCGGCCATGCCGTAGAGCTGTCCAGCCCACACCCCGGCAGCCTCGAATGCCTCGAACATGCCCTCGGGGGCTTGGAACCGGAGAGGATGACCCGCTTCAAATGCTCCCCGCGCTCCAGCAGCGGCCCACTCAACGCGGCCATCGGGGTACCCACGATCAGGTCGGTCACGTGTTCCTTTGCCACGGCGGGAAGGACGACCTCGGGGTCGGGGGGCAGCAGGATGGCGGTGGCTCCCACGCTGTGCGGGGCGTGCAGGGCGCACACTATTCCGGCGTTGTGGATGATTGGCAGCAGGTGGGCAACCCGGGCGTCGACGTCCCAGCCCAGCACCTTGGCGTACCGTTCAGCGTTGTACCAGTATTCGTGGTGCAGCCGCGGGATCAGCTTAGGGGTCCCGGTAGTGCCGCCGGAGAGCTGGAGGACGGCGATGTCGTCCGGGCTCTGGGCCGCCTGGATGGACTCGACCCGCGCCCGCGCGGCCTCGGGGTCCCCGGTTCCGGCGAGGTCCTCGATCCTGGTCCCTGCCGTGTCTCGGCCGGCCCCGAGCGTGAGCCGCACCCGCAGGGTGGGCACCGCCGCGGCCAGCTCCTCGGCGAATGTGTGCACGTCGAACCGCGGTTGTTCCTGGACCAGGTGCGCCGCGGCTCCGGCCCGCCGCGCTATCGCCTCGATTTCATGGTGTCGATGAGCCGGAAGCGTGCACACCGGTACCAGCCCTGCCTTGAGCAGGCCGTACCAGGCCGAAACGGTGCCGACGGAGTTGGCGCTCTGGACGATCACCCGGTCGCCGGGGACGAGTCCCTGGTCCAGGAGGCCGACGGCGATCCGGTCACTCGCGAGTGATAGATCGGCGTAGCTCAGCCGCCCGTCCGGGGCGACGACGGCCTCCCGATCCGGGTGGGCGTCCGCGACGCGCTGCCACTGTTTCGCAAGTGTTTCGGCCCGCCACGCACCGGCCAGGCGGTACCGGTCGACGAGCTCAGGGGCGCGGGTCGTGAGTCCGATGTGAACCACGATGATCCCTCCTTGGATCTGCAGCGAGTGGTCAGCGGAAGCGGACGAGATCAACCCGACCGGCGAGCAGGGCGCCGACTGCGTCGGCCCGGGCAGACCGAGGCACGTCGACACCAACGGTGGCGCCGAGGTCGAGACGGAGCCGCTCGGCCAGGGCGAAGCGGCTCAGGACGTCCGCGCGCGCCGTGGCGTCGCGGTCCTCGAGCCAGAGCACGCGGGCCTGTAGTCCGCGTGCTCGCTCGACCACCGCCGCGCCGTCGGCTCCCCAGACGTCGGCGATCGGCTCCGTGGGCACGATCGCGGTGTCGGAGCTCAGCTCTGTGACCGTGTGGTCCTCCAGGACCAGATCGGCGAGCGCGTCCGGCTCACCGGCCTGTGCTGTGGTCGGCCTGCTGCCGGTCAACGCCTCGGTGGCATCCGCGACGACGTCTGGGTGCAGGGTGGCGAAACCGTCGACGGTGATATTCCCGGCCCGGGTCATGAACGATGACATGATCGTGGCCGGAGCGAGGTCGAGCCGGCGCGGGAAGACCTTCCACCAAAGGTGGCTGTGCTCCGCGATCCGTTGGAACCGCTCGACCCGGGGGCGGCGCTCGCTCTCGTAGCGGGCCAGCGCCGTCGCGTCGTCCGTCTCGCCACGCAGGGCCGCGGCCAGCGCGATGGCATCCTCCATCGCGAGCTTGGTCCCCGAGCCGATCGAGTAGTGGGCGGTGTGTGCTGCGTCGCCGAGCAGCACCACGTTGTTGTGCCGCCAGCGCCCGCAGCTGATGGTCGCGAATCGTTGCCAGCGGGTCCGGTTGCCCAGCAGCCGTCGGCCTCCGAGGATGTGCGCGAACACCTCGGAGAGGTGGTCAAGGCTCTCTTCGTCCGACGAGCCGCCCGGGGTACGGGCGTCCGTGGTCTGGAGCCCGGCCCGTCGCCAGGTCGCGTCGTCCGTCTCGACCAAAAACGTGCTCCGGTTCGGTCCGTAAGGGTAGGCGTGGACGACGAACACCCCGTGCGGTGTGCGAGCCGGGAGGAACGTTGCCCGGTCCAGGGCGAAGTCCACACCCGCCCACAGGTAGAGAGCATCGTCCAGGTCCACCCGGGCGGCGAACTCGGCTGCCAGCTTCTCGCGGGTGGCGCTGCGCACCCCGTCTGCAGCGATCACGAGGTCCGCGTCGAGCTCGGACGCCTCGACATGGGCGTTCTCTATCCTCGCGCCGGCCTCGAGGGCGCGCTGACGGAGGATCTCCAGCAGGGAGGCTCGTCCGATGGCGATGTTGTCCCCGCCATCGAGGACCACACCCGCTCCGACCCGCATATCCAGGCCGCGGCCCAGATGACCGGCCCGGCGGATCGCCGCCGCCGACACCGGGTCGGCCGCGTCCAGGCTGCTGAGAGTGCTGGCCGTCAGGCCGACCCCGAACCCGAACGTCTGCCCGTCAGCGTTGTGCTCGTACACCGTGACCTCATGGTCCGGGCACGTGAGACCGATCAACACGGCCGCGTAGAGCCCGCCTGGGCCGCCCCCGATGACGGCCACCCGCCGTTCGCTCACTTGACTCCTCCTTCTGACGCCACTTTCAATGACGTAGAATAACTTCCATTGATGTCAATCTACCGCCGGAGGTGCCACGGTGGGAATTCACCGCGTGGGGTTGGTCGTCCCGAGTTCGAACGTCACGGTGGAGACGGAGCTGCCGGCGCTCCTGGGGCGCCACGAGCACGCTCGCTTCTCGTTCCACTCCTCACGGATGCGAATGCGCGCCGTGTCCGCTGCCGAGCTGGCGGCCATGAACGCACAGCGCGAACGCTGCGTCCTTGAACTCGGTGACGCCGGTCCGGACGTACTGCTGTACGCCTGCCTCGTCGCCCTGATGGCGGGCGGCCCCGGCGAGCACACCCGGGTCGAGTCGCTGGTCGCCGAACAACTGTCGACGGGGGGCTCGCAGGCGCTGGTGCGCAGCAGCGCAGGTGCGCTGGTTGAGGCTCTCCAGGAGCTTCAGGCCCGCCGGGTCGCACTTGTCATGCCCTACCTCACTCCGCTCGCCGAACAGGTCGTGGAATACCTGCGCACGCCGGTCGCCGAGGGCGGCGCGGGCGTCGAGGTCGCCGACTGGCGCAGCCTCGGCGTCGGTGACAACGCCGAGGTCGGGTGCATCCCAGGTGCCCGGATCATGCGGGCCGCTCGTTCACTCGACCTGCGCGATGTCGATGCCCTGGTGCTTTCCTGCTGTGTGCAGATGCCCTCGCTCGATCTGATCGCGGCGGCCGAGGAGGAGTTCGGCCTTCCGGTGCTGTCGGCAGCGACCGCAGGTGCCTTCGGTGTGCTGCGCGCTCTCGGCCTCGCGCCCGTCCTGCCCAGAGCGGGGAGCCTGCTCGGCTCCCGCGCCTCGCTTCACGCCTGAGAGGAGATCACCATGTCCGAGCTGCGTCAGCTGGTCCGCGGGGTGGACCACGTCGCCTTCCCGACCTTCGATCCTGCGGGCACGGTCCGCTTCTACCGAGACGTCCTCGGTTTTCCCGTGGTGCACTCGATCTGCGCCGCAGGCTGGGGCCCGGAAAATCACCCCGACTTCATTCACTTCTTCTTCGACATCGGCAACGACGACCGGATTGCGTTCTTCTACTACTTCGGTCTGGAACGGGACGTCGCGGGCGGGGCCGCACCCGAGGATCCTGTTGCGGCGAAGGGCGACGCCTACGCGCGGTTCGGCCCCGAGGTGCCGGACTACTTCGTGCGCTCCCGCCACCTGGCCCTGCACGTCGACTCCGAGGAGGACCTGCTCGAGTACCGGCGAAGGCTCGACGCCAGCGAGTGGCCGGTCGAGCTGCAGTTGCAGCACGAGACGATCGAGTCGATCTACACCCACGACCCGAACGGTTACATGTTCGAGATAACCCGCGCCCTGCGTCCGGTGCTCCCGCAGGAGGACCTGGACGCCCAGCTGACGATCGAGGCCCTCCTCGACGTCGTCGCGGAGCCCAACCCCTCGATGGCTGCGCTGGTCGCCCGCAAGGCCGAACTGATCGTGACCAAGGCCGAGGCCTGGTCCGCAGAGCAGTCCGCAGCCGAGCAGACCGGGAGGGTTTCGTGATCACGCTCTACGTGCTCGACGTGCCTGAGAACGAAGGACTGGTCCGGCAGGCCGAGGCGATGGCGGCGGTCGACGTCCGTTCAGTCGGGCCTTACTTCGAGCTGTCCACGGACACCGAACTTACGATCGACCGGCGGGCTACCGGAATGCGCCACGCTGTCTGGTACTCGTGTGTGGCGGGCACCGGAGGTGGCGCGATCATCACTCAGTGGGACAAGGACGCGCTGCGCGTGAAGCCCCAGGTGAGCCCCGAGCGGCTCGGCACCGGTCGTCACCTGCCGGTCGCCGATCCTCCGGCGGGCACCGTTATCTCCCTGCACCGGCTGACGACCGCGGACGGCGCCTCCGTCGACGGGGTGCTGCGGACCGTGCCCGGCGCGGAGACTGTCGTCTCTCTCGCTCACCCCCGCCAGGACGTCACACACCACCCGCTGGTTTCGGAGCTGCTGGCACGTGGCGCGGCGGTCTGGACACAGGGCACCCGCTCGGTCAACAACGACGTCGCCCTCGTGCACGAGCAGGCGCTGCTCGATCTCGCCGCCGGCCTTTCATTCCTGCGCGACCGCGGCTTCGCACATATCGTCACGCTCGGGCACTCGGGTGGTGGCGCTCTCTACGCCTACTACCACGAGCAGGCGGGCCTGGTCGGTGACCGTCGCGTGGCTATGACCCCAGCGGGCCGCCCGTCAGGGCTCGTCGACGCCACACTGCCCTCAGCGGACGGGGCGGTCTTCATGGCACCACACCCCGGGCAGGGGATGTTGTTGTCCCGGCTGATCGACCCCTCGATCAAGGACGAGCAGGACCCCCTCTCCGTCGATCCCGAGTTGAATCCGTTCGCCTCGGCCAACGGGTTCGCCCCGCCACCGGAGAGTTCGCACTACCCCCCCCAGTTCGTCGACCGCTACCGCGCTGCCCAACTGGCCCGGGTTGAACGGCTCGACGTGGTGGCGCGGGAGCGGGTCGCTGAGGCTGCGCAGGCCCGCCGAGGCGATTCGACTACCGATCGGCGGCGGGCGATCGCTCCCCGCCTGATGACGATCTACCGAACGGACGCGGATCTGCGTTGTATCGATCTCTCGCTCGACCCGAACGACCGGCCGTACGGCTCGTTGTTCGGGCGTAGGCCCGATCTCACCAACTACGGGCTTGTCGGATTCGCCCGCCAGGTAACCCCGGAGGCGTGGTTGTCAACCTGGTCGGCTCTGTCGAGCAACGCCGGCTTTGTGCGGGCGGCTCCCGGGGTCACCGCCCCGACGCTGCTCGTGGAGCTCTCCGGCGATCAAGCGTGCTTCCCCAGTGACATCACCGAGATGTCGGCGGCGCTGGGTGCGCGCGACCTCACAGTCACTCGCGTGGCGGGCACGCACTTCGGTGGCCCGATCGCGAAGGGCGAACCGACGGGTGCCTCCCTGGCCGCTGCCGAGATGGGCGGCTGGCTGGCGAAGAGGTTTCCCCTGGCCTGAGACCGACGCAGAGGTCGTCCTCGTCCACGAAGGAGTCTCACCGTCCGCCTGGGCGTGTCAGCTTCCGTGGGTGTTGTCCGGGCGTCATCGTGGGAGTCACTTGGCAGTCGGGTTCATGATCAATATCAGCGAGTTCGATGTCGCTCGCGTGTTCGCCGGGGAAGGGAGCAGGGCGAGAGGGCGGGACGTTGTGCGTTCGGCTGCCGCCATCCGTAACGCGTCCGAGTGCCCGACGGTGCGCACGTGTTCTTGATCACGGGCGGTGACGCCCCCCGCACCCGTGCGTCGTCGGGCCTGATGCACCAGGCCCGGCTCGAACTGGGCGTGCTGTGTGGGCTGTCGCCCGGTCAGATCGCGGCTGCGGCAGGCACCGCTCGCCGGATCGAGGGAGCCGCGTGCCACGCAGATCATGACGGAGCGTTAGCCCTCTTTGCGCTGGTCGGCGAGCAATTGCTCGAGATGATCGATGTCCTCGCGGAGCAATGCGATCGCCCCGTCGGTACCACGCTCTCGGGGCAGCCGCTCGTCGGCGCGGCGCAGGCTGGCCACTGCCATCTCGGCGAGTGTGTCGGCCACGGCCTCGGTGTCGTCGCCCTCGTGATACCACCAGGCGACCCAGTTGCAGAGCCCGATGACCCCGAGGGCGCCCGTCCGGGCGTCGATGGGGCGGAAATCCGCGGACCGGATGCCATCCTGCACGACTCGGACGAACGCCGACAGGACTTCTCGGCGGGCCTCTCGGTGAGCGTGCGAGATCTCCTCCGGCAGCTCGGACTCGGACTTCACGAGCAGCCTGAACCGTGCGGCCTGGGCGACGATTCGGGAGACGTTCAGCCGGGTCATCCGGCGCAGCCGCTCGGCTGGGGCGAGGTCGCTACGATCGGCGATCTCGTGCACGTCCGCGGCGGAGGTCTGGGTGATCTCGCCGACCAGGCGCGCGAGAATCGCCTCCTTCGTCTTGAAGTAGTAGTAGACGGCCGGCCGGGTCACGCCGAGGGCGTCGGCGATATCCTGCAGCGTGGTGCTCGCGAAACCTTTCTCGGCGAACAGGCGCGTGGCGTGCTCGTAGATCTCGCTCTCGACCAGCCCACGCCGATTCGTAGGACCCTTTGCCTTTCCTGAGCGTTCAGAATTTTTCGTCCGAGTCATGGCGCCAGGATAGTTCCCCCCAATCCCGCTGCCGCGAGCGGCGCCCGCCCACGATCTATCCCGGCAGGGTCCCGACGTCGGTGGGGAGGCGTCACCGCTTCGGGCCACGACCATGTCCGGCCGGACAAGAGGGACGATCGGAAGTGCCGCGCGCGAAAAGGGGCCGGCGCCAAGCAACGTCGGCCCCAGCGGGCCCAGCTGGCCGCTCGGGTCGTTCGCCGGCCCCACCTGGACCGACTGCAACGAGGCGGAGAGTCCTCGACGACTTCGCCCAGCTAAGCGTTGGTCAGCGCGGTCCGGCCGGGCGACTTCACCACGACCGTACATCCGGCGCCGAGCGCGGGGCCGATCGCCCGGACAGTGAGAACGATCGGTGAGTTCCAGGGCGAGATGATCCCAGCGACGCCCGCGGCCTCGGGGACCGACTGGAAGTACAGGCCGGGCGCGGGCTCGGCAGCACGACCGGCAACCTGGACCGGCGCGTAGGTTGCGCTGTAACGCAGCCAGTCCACCGCCGGCGCGACCTCCCAGGTCGTCTCCCGCAGCAGTTTGCCGTTCTCCCGGGAGAACGTGGTCGCGAGATCGTCCGCCCGTGCTGCCAGGTTGTCCGCCAACTCGTAGATCGCCTTGGCGCGCGGCGCGGCGGCCCGAGACCGGCCCGTGGTGTCGAACGCGGTGCGCGCGGCCGTGATCGCGGCCTCGGCCTCGGCCCGGCCCGTGGAGTGGAAGGTGCCCACCACCTCGCCGGTCGACGGGGCGATCGATTCGTGCACTGGGCCGTCCGTACTCCTCTGCCCGTAGCCCCGGTTCCGGCGATTCAGACGCCGGGTGCAGCGCAGCTAAGGTGCAAGGCTGATGAAGGGATTCGTTACCGGCGGTTCCGGTTACATCGGTAAGGCTACGATCGCTGCCCTGCCTAAGCACGCGGGATCAAGGTCTGCGGCCTTCTTGCGGCCATCACCAGGCCTGCGGACTCGGCCCAGCGGTTCGTCGCCGGCGGCTCTCACGGAGACTGGCCCGTCCGCCTCCTGCTTGGCTTCCGAGCCAGCCAAGAAGGAATCCAGCGGGAATGGTGACCAGTCCGATATGTTCCAAAGGGAACCAGTGGAAGTCCTGTTGCGGCAGTAGCGATTGCGGCCGACCGGATACGGCCAGGCTGGATACTTCAAGAATGACACACGATGTCAACGATCCGTAGAGGGTCCACAGCAGGCCTCTGTTGGTGAAGCCTTTCCAGAACAAACCGTAAACCAGGGCAGGTAGCACTGTTGAAGCAGTGAGCGCTGCTGCGAAGGAAACCAGAGCAACGACGTTCCAATGGTGAAAAGCCACTGCCAGAAAAACGTTGATTGCTCCGAAGATGACTATGACCCATCTGGTCAGTGCCACCTCCCGATTTTCTGCAATGCGACCTCGCAAAACCACGTGCGCATAGAGGTCATGAGCCACCGATGCTGCGGCAGAAAGGAGGAGCCCAGAGAGCGTACTGAGGGCAGTTATGAAGACCGCACACGCGATCAAGGTGACCAGCGGTTTGCTGTTCATGCTGTCAACTAGCATGACCATAGAGGAGTAGCCCTGTGGATCGCTGACCGTTATGGAATGACTACCCACCAGGGCTGCTGCACTCAGTCCGACGATCACAATTCCGGTGAAGATAAGCGCCATGATTGGAAGTGCAAGAGTTGCGGCGCGCCGAGCGGCCACCCCGTGGGTATAAGAAGCTATACGCATGACAATGTGAGGCAGCACGATGGGGCCCAGAGCGAGGGTGAGGCACAATGAGAGGAGGTTCAGTCGGCCGACCGTCGTCTCGCCGAACAAAGTTCCAGATGAGTAGAATTCGCTCGCCCCGCCGCCCTGACGTCCGGCAGTTTCCAGGATACTGCCGACTTCCCAGTCGAACCGTTTCAGCACCGTCCAGATCAGCACCAAAAACACACCGAAGGTAAGAAGTACGTTGCCGATTTTGACCAAACTTGTGCCGCGCATTCCACCGAAGGCCGCGTAGGAGACGACCAACAGGCCGATGAGAATGGTGCCGATCTGTGAAGCCCAGGCAAGATTCAGCCCCAGGACGTAGGCAACGACATCGCCTACCACCACAAGCTGGATGACCGAAAGGGGGACGCAGACGGCGATTGTGACCACCGCGCCTGCGGTTCTGACATTGCTGCCGCCTATACGGCTCTCCAGAACACCGCCTAGTGTGAAGCGCTCGGTGTTGCGTAGGGGCTCGGCCAGAGGAACCATAATCACGAAACCAGCCACGGCGCTGAGGGCAACGACCATACCGTCGTAGCCGCCGAGGCTAACAGCTCCGACCCCGCTGAGAAGGACGGTAGTCGAAATGTGGTCGCCGCACAGGGCCAAAGTGTTCCAGGCTGCGGGCAGAGAGCGGTTAGCGCTGAAGAACTCGACGACCCTGTCGTCGCTGCTGATCCCGACGATCAGGCACAGAAGGAAAGAGATCATCATGGCCAGCATCAAGGAGATAAATGGCGTGATCGAGGCGTTATCGGCCACAGTCAAGAGGTAGGAAGGGGAGTGCGTCACCGGTCGCTCCCCATATCGAAAGGCTTCGCAGCGGCTCGTGGACTATCGAGCTGAATGCTGCATGCGCGGTCGTACCAGAAGCCAGATGAGAGGAGAATGATGGCCTGGCCGCCGAACAACAGCATGCCCCAAGTAAATGAGCCCGCTACGCGGGTTGCAATCTCGTGGCCCAGGCTGAGAATAGATAGCGGCACGGTGGCTATAGTTACGGAAATGATACCAATGAGACGGAATCCGAGTCTGCCGGCCGAGACGGGTGGATGATGTCCTGGCGGCGACTGTTCAGTCGACGAGTTGGGCGTACTTGCTATGGAACGCACGAAGTAATTCCCTAGGGATAGATTCGGCGAGCGCAGGCGCGCCCTCATGGACTTATGAGCAGGACAGCAGGTCTCGCACGGACATGGTGTCGGCAGGAAAGTGGGGATCCGGCTTTGGGATGGCATCTAACAGACGTCTTATCTGCCCGCGTGCGCAGGGTGCCTCGGAGCGTCGGCGGGGGTTCCACCTCGATGACCAGACAACGGACCGGCATTGATGTGCGCCGCCGTTGCGGGTTCCGAGTACTCGGAAGCTTTGAATCGGTGGACCCGGTTTACCGGCCAGGTGTCGTATCACGGAAATGAATTGCCCTCTATAACGCTGCTGCGGATACTGCGGCGAGGTGTGCCTGCTGTTCCGTTCGCCCGACCCGCTAGGTCTCGCTCGACGGTCATCTGGTCAGCCGGTGGGCGCACTCGATTCGGATTCGAACCGCGTCGCGATCATGACCTGCATAGTGTTCATGTCGACCGCAGCCACGCTTTTCACCGCCGCAGTCGATGTCTTTGATCCTGCCCTCAACGGAGAAAGCGGCGATAGCCCTCTTCGAAGCGGACCATGCCCAGTTGCCGGTTCGGTAGAACCTGCTGGAGGTGAAGGCTCCAGCGTTGTGCTCAGCTGTAGTCGCAGCTTCCACCTCGGGTCGGGCGTCGAAGTAGCCGCTGATCGATAGAGGGCCGCGGACACATAGCTCGCCGACCTCACTGGAGCGCGGTCTCGGTGCCCGGTGCGAGGACCACGAGGTCGTCCAGCTCGCTGATCGGGCGTCCCACTGAGTACCGGCGCGCCGCGCAATTCGCCTCGATCTCGTGGTCTCGGTGAGCCGGAAGCGTGCACACCGGTACCAGCCATGCCTTGAGCAGGCCGTACCGGGCCAAAATGGTGCCGATGGAGTTGCCGCTCTGTCCCTGGCGAAGGAGACCCACGGTGATTCTTTGGCTC contains:
- a CDS encoding sodium:solute symporter family transporter, yielding MLAMMISFLLCLIVGISSDDRVVEFFSANRSLPAAWNTLALCGDHISTTVLLSGVGAVSLGGYDGMVVALSAVAGFVIMVPLAEPLRNTERFTLGGVLESRIGGSNVRTAGAVVTIAVCVPLSVIQLVVVGDVVAYVLGLNLAWASQIGTILIGLLVVSYAAFGGMRGTSLVKIGNVLLTFGVFLVLIWTVLKRFDWEVGSILETAGRQGGGASEFYSSGTLFGETTVGRLNLLSLCLTLALGPIVLPHIVMRIASYTHGVAARRAATLALPIMALIFTGIVIVGLSAAALVGSHSITVSDPQGYSSMVMLVDSMNSKPLVTLIACAVFITALSTLSGLLLSAAASVAHDLYAHVVLRGRIAENREVALTRWVIVIFGAINVFLAVAFHHWNVVALVSFAAALTASTVLPALVYGLFWKGFTNRGLLWTLYGSLTSCVILEVSSLAVSGRPQSLLPQQDFHWFPLEHIGLVTIPAGFLLGWLGSQAGGGRASLRESRRRRTAGPSPQAW
- a CDS encoding maleate cis-trans isomerase family protein; its protein translation is MGIHRVGLVVPSSNVTVETELPALLGRHEHARFSFHSSRMRMRAVSAAELAAMNAQRERCVLELGDAGPDVLLYACLVALMAGGPGEHTRVESLVAEQLSTGGSQALVRSSAGALVEALQELQARRVALVMPYLTPLAEQVVEYLRTPVAEGGAGVEVADWRSLGVGDNAEVGCIPGARIMRAARSLDLRDVDALVLSCCVQMPSLDLIAAAEEEFGLPVLSAATAGAFGVLRALGLAPVLPRAGSLLGSRASLHA
- a CDS encoding (2,3-dihydroxybenzoyl)adenylate synthase, with product MKRWQRVADAHPDREAVVTPDGPLSYAELPRASQRITVGLLRQGQSGNSIGTILARYGLLKAWLVPVCTLPAHRDHEIEANCAARRYSVGRPISELDDLVVLAPGTETALQ
- a CDS encoding TetR/AcrR family transcriptional regulator, giving the protein MTRTKNSERSGKAKGPTNRRGLVESEIYEHATRLFAEKGFASTTLQDIADALGVTRPAVYYYFKTKEAILARLVGEITQTSAADVHEIADRSDLAPAERLRRMTRLNVSRIVAQAARFRLLVKSESELPEEISHAHREARREVLSAFVRVVQDGIRSADFRPIDARTGALGVIGLCNWVAWWYHEGDDTEAVADTLAEMAVASLRRADERLPRERGTDGAIALLREDIDHLEQLLADQRKEG
- a CDS encoding FAD-dependent monooxygenase, with translation MSERRVAVIGGGPGGLYAAVLIGLTCPDHEVTVYEHNADGQTFGFGVGLTASTLSSLDAADPVSAAAIRRAGHLGRGLDMRVGAGVVLDGGDNIAIGRASLLEILRQRALEAGARIENAHVEASELDADLVIAADGVRSATREKLAAEFAARVDLDDALYLWAGVDFALDRATFLPARTPHGVFVVHAYPYGPNRSTFLVETDDATWRRAGLQTTDARTPGGSSDEESLDHLSEVFAHILGGRRLLGNRTRWQRFATISCGRWRHNNVVLLGDAAHTAHYSIGSGTKLAMEDAIALAAALRGETDDATALARYESERRPRVERFQRIAEHSHLWWKVFPRRLDLAPATIMSSFMTRAGNITVDGFATLHPDVVADATEALTGSRPTTAQAGEPDALADLVLEDHTVTELSSDTAIVPTEPIADVWGADGAAVVERARGLQARVLWLEDRDATARADVLSRFALAERLRLDLGATVGVDVPRSARADAVGALLAGRVDLVRFR
- a CDS encoding aldehyde dehydrogenase family protein, with the translated sequence MHESIAPSTGEVVGTFHSTGRAEAEAAITAARTAFDTTGRSRAAAPRAKAIYELADNLAARADDLATTFSRENGKLLRETTWEVAPAVDWLRYSATYAPVQVAGRAAEPAPGLYFQSVPEAAGVAGIISPWNSPIVLTVRAIGPALGAGCTVVVKSPGRTALTNA
- a CDS encoding AMP-binding protein, with product MVHIGLTTRAPELVDRYRLAGAWRAETLAKQWQRVADAHPDREAVVAPDGRLSYADLSLASDRIAVGLLDQGLVPGDRVIVQSANSVGTVSAWYGLLKAGLVPVCTLPAHRHHEIEAIARRAGAAAHLVQEQPRFDVHTFAEELAAAVPTLRVRLTLGAGRDTAGTRIEDLAGTGDPEAARARVESIQAAQSPDDIAVLQLSGGTTGTPKLIPRLHHEYWYNAERYAKVLGWDVDARVAHLLPIIHNAGIVCALHAPHSVGATAILLPPDPEVVLPAVAKEHVTDLIVGTPMAALSGPLLERGEHLKRVILSGSKPPRACSRHSRLPGCGLDSSTAWPRACSPSPHSTHPVRRAGTPWESRSANWTPL
- a CDS encoding VOC family protein gives rise to the protein MSELRQLVRGVDHVAFPTFDPAGTVRFYRDVLGFPVVHSICAAGWGPENHPDFIHFFFDIGNDDRIAFFYYFGLERDVAGGAAPEDPVAAKGDAYARFGPEVPDYFVRSRHLALHVDSEEDLLEYRRRLDASEWPVELQLQHETIESIYTHDPNGYMFEITRALRPVLPQEDLDAQLTIEALLDVVAEPNPSMAALVARKAELIVTKAEAWSAEQSAAEQTGRVS